A stretch of the Streptomyces sp. NBC_00078 genome encodes the following:
- a CDS encoding YceI family protein: MGNTDLTALTGDYSIDAAHSTIGFTVRHAMVTNVKGKFLDFSGSLHLDGSAPAASKASLDVKMESIDTGSADRDGHLKSADFFKTEEFPTMTFRSTSAESLGGDDYRITGDLEILGTTRPITIDLEFNGAAKDPFGNERVGFEGKAEILRSEWGLTWNAALETGGVLVSDKIKLNFDISAIKNA, from the coding sequence ATGGGGAACACCGACCTGACCGCACTGACCGGCGACTACTCGATCGACGCGGCGCACTCCACGATCGGCTTCACCGTCCGGCACGCCATGGTCACCAACGTCAAGGGCAAGTTCCTCGACTTCAGCGGGTCGCTGCACCTGGACGGGAGCGCCCCGGCCGCCTCCAAGGCCTCCCTCGACGTCAAGATGGAGAGCATCGACACAGGGTCCGCGGACCGCGACGGGCACCTCAAGAGCGCGGACTTCTTCAAGACGGAGGAGTTCCCGACGATGACCTTCCGCTCCACCTCGGCCGAGTCCCTCGGCGGCGACGACTACCGCATCACCGGTGACCTGGAGATCCTCGGCACCACCAGGCCGATCACCATCGACCTCGAGTTCAACGGCGCCGCGAAGGACCCCTTCGGCAACGAGCGCGTCGGCTTTGAAGGCAAGGCGGAGATCCTGCGTTCCGAGTGGGGCCTGACGTGGAACGCGGCGCTGGAGACGGGCGGCGTCCTGGTCTCCGACAAGATCAAGCTCAACTTCGACATCTCCGCGATCAAGAACGCGTGA
- a CDS encoding polysaccharide lyase 8 family protein, which translates to MRPTRRAVLLAAALLAAAAPPARAVGPGLASDPYDVLRRRWLDIALGTDYDPTAEPYASRLAETGALARTARATMAPTPTSLWPGYPYDPPAGITQSYGRLWTMTQAHVQQGTGSTGDPALLADVLRGLDHLSATIYSPATTRYGNWWEWQIGSPRLLMDIVAALHDHLTETQTDAACAAVDHFIPDTMLTDYSGTSTGANRVDLCRSVVLRGILGRADDRIALARDALSPVFPYVTKGDGLYADGSFVQHTQVAYSGTYGQVMLDGLGRLFTLLAGSAWEVTDPNRQIVLDSVEHAYAPLVHDGLVMDGVNGRAISRGYLKSDDLHVMRSDHFHGQGIIAAVALLAGGASAAERERWYAAVKGWIERDTVTPVLTAPQFGVADLARLHAVAGSPVPAAPEPAGHRLFPAMDRAVHRGSGFTAHIAMCSDRITYYECGNGENPRGWHTGAGMVSWWPQGRGARSDRSDRSDRSDRSDQYTDWFWPTVDWYRLPGTTVSTRRLADNAGGEWGAPKPDVRWVGGTTDGEYAAVGQHLKGLGSTLRARKSWFCVADAVICLGAGITCADGVPVETVVDNRNLGEGGTQGFVRGRGWAHLEGHGGWLVPDGDLHTLREDRTGAWSDINTSSTAERATRRWQTLWLDHGTDPTDAAYVYVLMPGAARRTVVSRAADRHWLSLLANDDACQAVLVPSLGLTAANFWQRGTAGPLTTSAPASILVRRHGRTATLCVSEPPRTGEPIEITWDRPVRGVSRADDAVEVLCTGHRLTVRVAPGVSCSTHRCELTLS; encoded by the coding sequence ATGAGACCCACCCGTCGAGCGGTCCTACTCGCGGCGGCGCTCCTGGCCGCGGCCGCGCCCCCCGCCCGGGCCGTCGGCCCCGGCCTCGCCTCCGACCCCTACGACGTCCTCCGCCGCCGCTGGCTCGACATCGCCCTCGGCACCGACTACGACCCCACGGCGGAGCCGTACGCCTCCCGCCTCGCCGAAACCGGTGCACTGGCCCGCACCGCCCGGGCCACCATGGCGCCCACCCCCACCTCCCTCTGGCCCGGCTACCCCTACGACCCGCCGGCCGGCATCACCCAGAGCTACGGCCGGCTGTGGACGATGACCCAGGCCCATGTCCAGCAGGGCACCGGCTCGACCGGCGACCCGGCGCTCCTCGCGGACGTCCTGCGCGGCCTCGACCACCTCTCCGCCACGATCTACAGCCCCGCAACCACCCGCTACGGCAACTGGTGGGAATGGCAGATCGGCAGCCCCCGGCTCCTCATGGACATCGTGGCCGCGCTCCACGACCACCTCACCGAAACGCAGACCGACGCGGCCTGCGCCGCCGTGGACCACTTCATCCCCGACACGATGCTGACCGACTACTCCGGCACCTCCACCGGCGCCAACCGTGTCGACCTGTGCCGTTCGGTGGTTCTGCGCGGCATCCTGGGACGCGCGGACGACAGGATCGCCCTCGCCCGCGACGCGCTCTCGCCGGTCTTCCCGTACGTCACGAAGGGGGACGGGCTCTACGCGGACGGCTCGTTCGTCCAGCACACCCAGGTCGCGTACTCGGGGACGTACGGACAGGTGATGCTGGACGGCCTCGGCCGCCTGTTCACGCTCCTCGCGGGATCCGCGTGGGAGGTGACCGACCCGAACCGGCAGATCGTCCTCGACAGCGTCGAGCACGCCTACGCGCCCCTGGTCCACGACGGGCTGGTGATGGACGGTGTCAACGGCCGTGCCATCAGCCGGGGTTACCTCAAGAGCGACGACCTCCACGTCATGCGCAGCGACCACTTCCACGGGCAGGGCATCATCGCGGCCGTCGCCCTGCTGGCCGGCGGCGCGAGTGCCGCGGAGCGCGAGCGCTGGTACGCGGCCGTCAAGGGCTGGATCGAACGGGACACGGTGACACCGGTCCTGACGGCCCCTCAGTTCGGTGTCGCCGACCTGGCCCGGCTGCACGCCGTCGCCGGCTCGCCGGTTCCGGCAGCCCCGGAACCCGCCGGGCACCGCCTCTTCCCGGCCATGGACCGTGCCGTCCACCGCGGCTCCGGCTTCACGGCACACATCGCGATGTGCAGCGACCGCATCACGTACTACGAGTGCGGCAACGGCGAGAACCCGCGCGGCTGGCACACCGGCGCCGGAATGGTCTCCTGGTGGCCGCAGGGGCGGGGCGCCCGGTCCGATCGGTCCGACCGGTCGGACCGATCGGACCGGTCCGACCAGTACACAGACTGGTTCTGGCCGACCGTCGACTGGTACCGCCTCCCCGGCACCACCGTCTCCACCAGGCGCCTCGCCGACAACGCGGGCGGCGAGTGGGGCGCCCCCAAGCCGGATGTGCGCTGGGTCGGCGGTACGACGGACGGCGAGTACGCGGCCGTCGGCCAGCACCTCAAGGGCCTCGGCTCGACGCTCCGGGCCCGCAAGTCGTGGTTCTGCGTCGCGGACGCGGTGATCTGCCTGGGCGCCGGGATCACCTGCGCCGACGGGGTCCCCGTCGAGACGGTCGTCGACAACCGCAACCTGGGGGAGGGCGGTACCCAGGGGTTCGTACGGGGCCGGGGCTGGGCGCACCTGGAGGGCCACGGTGGCTGGCTCGTGCCCGACGGTGACCTGCACACCCTGCGCGAGGACCGCACCGGCGCCTGGTCCGACATCAACACCTCCAGTACGGCGGAGCGGGCCACCCGGCGCTGGCAGACCCTCTGGCTCGATCACGGCACGGACCCGACGGACGCCGCATACGTCTACGTCCTCATGCCCGGCGCCGCCCGCCGGACCGTCGTCTCCCGAGCCGCCGACCGCCACTGGCTGTCCCTGCTCGCCAACGACGACGCCTGCCAGGCCGTCCTGGTCCCCTCCCTGGGTCTCACGGCCGCCAACTTCTGGCAGCGGGGAACGGCGGGCCCGCTGACCACCTCGGCGCCCGCGAGCATCCTCGTACGCCGCCATGGCCGTACCGCTACTCTCTGCGTGAGCGAACCGCCCCGAACGGGCGAACCGATCGAGATCACCTGGGACCGTCCTGTGCGCGGGGTGAGCCGGGCGGACGACGCGGTCGAAGTCCTCTGCACGGGCCACCGCCTCACCGTGAGGGTTGCCCCAGGCGTGTCATGTTCGACTCACCGATGTGAGCTGACTCTCAGCTGA
- a CDS encoding acyl-CoA carboxylase subunit beta gives MTVLDEAPGESTEPTDARGRVAELHEIRVQALAGPSEKATEAQHAKGKLTGRERIELLLDPGSFQEVEQLRRHRAVGFGLEAKKPYTDGVITGWGTVEGRTVFVYAHDFRIFGGALGEAHATKIHKIMDMAIAAGAPLVSLNDGAGARIQEGVSALAGYGGIFQRNTKASGVIPQISVMLGPCAGGAAYSPALTDFVFMVRETSQMFITGPDVVKAVTGEEITQNGLGGADVHAETSGVCHFAYDDEETCIGEVRYLLSLLPQNNRENPPRVESTDAADRRSEVLLDLVPADGNRPYDMTKVIEEIVDDGEFLEVHERWARNIICALGRLDGQVVGIVANQPQTLAGVLDIEASEKAARFVQMCDAFNIPIVTFLDVPGFLPGVDQEHGGIIRHGAKLLYAYCNATVPRISLILRKAYGGAYIVMDSQSIGADLTYAWPTNEIAVMGAEGAANVIFRRQIADAEDPEAMRARMVKEYKSELMHPYYAAERGLVDDVIDPTETREILIRSLAMLQTKHADLPSRKHGNPPQ, from the coding sequence ATGACCGTTTTGGATGAGGCGCCGGGTGAGTCGACTGAGCCGACGGACGCGCGCGGCCGGGTGGCCGAGCTGCACGAGATCCGTGTGCAGGCGCTGGCCGGGCCGAGCGAGAAGGCGACCGAGGCGCAGCACGCCAAGGGCAAGCTGACCGGCCGGGAGCGCATCGAGCTGCTCCTGGACCCGGGTTCCTTCCAGGAGGTCGAGCAGCTGCGCCGGCACCGGGCGGTCGGGTTCGGCCTGGAGGCCAAGAAGCCGTACACGGACGGTGTGATCACCGGCTGGGGCACGGTGGAGGGCCGTACGGTCTTCGTCTACGCCCATGACTTCCGCATCTTCGGCGGCGCGCTGGGCGAGGCCCACGCCACGAAGATCCACAAGATCATGGACATGGCCATCGCGGCCGGCGCGCCGCTGGTCTCGCTGAACGACGGCGCGGGCGCCCGCATCCAGGAGGGCGTGTCCGCGCTCGCCGGCTACGGCGGCATCTTCCAGCGCAACACCAAGGCTTCCGGGGTCATCCCGCAGATCAGTGTGATGCTCGGCCCGTGCGCCGGCGGTGCGGCCTACAGCCCTGCGCTGACGGACTTCGTCTTCATGGTCCGCGAGACCTCGCAGATGTTCATCACCGGCCCGGACGTGGTCAAGGCGGTGACCGGCGAGGAGATCACGCAGAACGGCCTCGGCGGCGCCGACGTCCACGCGGAGACCTCCGGCGTCTGCCACTTCGCCTACGACGACGAAGAGACCTGCATCGGCGAGGTCCGCTACCTGCTGTCGCTGCTGCCGCAGAACAACCGTGAGAACCCGCCGCGGGTGGAGTCCACGGACGCGGCGGACCGCCGCAGCGAGGTGCTCCTGGACCTGGTCCCGGCGGACGGCAACCGGCCGTACGACATGACGAAGGTGATCGAGGAGATCGTCGACGACGGCGAGTTCCTCGAGGTCCACGAGCGCTGGGCCCGCAACATCATCTGCGCGCTGGGCCGTCTGGACGGCCAGGTCGTCGGCATCGTCGCCAACCAGCCGCAGACGCTCGCGGGCGTCCTGGACATCGAAGCGAGCGAAAAAGCTGCGCGCTTTGTCCAGATGTGTGACGCTTTCAATATCCCGATCGTCACCTTCCTGGATGTCCCAGGCTTCCTTCCCGGTGTCGACCAGGAGCACGGCGGCATCATCCGCCACGGCGCGAAGCTCCTCTACGCCTACTGCAACGCGACCGTGCCGCGGATCTCACTGATCCTTCGCAAGGCGTACGGAGGTGCGTACATCGTCATGGACAGCCAGTCCATCGGTGCGGACCTGACGTATGCCTGGCCGACGAACGAGATCGCCGTGATGGGCGCCGAAGGTGCCGCCAACGTCATCTTCCGCCGGCAGATCGCCGACGCCGAGGACCCCGAGGCCATGCGGGCCCGCATGGTCAAGGAGTACAAGTCCGAACTCATGCATCCGTACTACGCGGCCGAGCGCGGCCTGGTCGACGACGTCATCGACCCGACCGAGACCCGCGAGATCCTCATCCGCTCCCTGGCGATGCTGCAGACCAAGCACGCCGACCTGCCGTCGCGCAAGCACGGCAACCCCCCGCAGTAA
- a CDS encoding acyl-CoA carboxylase subunit epsilon: protein MNTPDIRVEKGHAEPEEVAAITAILLARAAAAPSDVQSHRGRAKAGWRRLEREGGFRAPHSWH from the coding sequence ATGAACACCCCTGACATTCGCGTCGAGAAGGGCCACGCCGAGCCCGAGGAGGTCGCCGCCATCACGGCCATCCTCCTGGCTCGCGCCGCGGCCGCCCCGTCGGACGTCCAGAGCCACCGAGGCCGCGCAAAAGCCGGCTGGCGCCGCCTGGAGCGCGAGGGCGGATTCCGCGCCCCGCACAGCTGGCACTGA
- a CDS encoding ATP/GTP-binding protein yields MDFASSSGGPSRSTTSAKIVVAGGFGVGKTTFVGAVSEINPLRTEAVMTSASAGIDDLTHTGDKTTTTVAMDFGRITLDQDLILYLFGTPGQDRFWFMWDDLVRGAIGAIVLVDTRRLADCFPAVDYFENSGLPFVIALNGFDGNQPYNPDEVREALQIGPDTPIITTDARHRADAKSALITLVEHALMARLR; encoded by the coding sequence GTGGACTTCGCAAGCTCTAGCGGCGGTCCTTCCCGCTCCACCACTTCAGCGAAGATTGTGGTGGCGGGTGGCTTCGGCGTGGGCAAGACCACGTTCGTAGGGGCCGTCTCGGAGATCAACCCGCTGCGTACCGAGGCCGTCATGACGTCTGCCTCGGCAGGCATCGACGACCTCACGCACACCGGAGACAAGACGACCACCACGGTCGCCATGGACTTCGGACGCATCACCCTGGACCAGGACCTGATCCTGTACCTCTTCGGTACGCCCGGCCAGGACCGCTTCTGGTTCATGTGGGACGACCTGGTCCGCGGCGCGATCGGCGCGATCGTACTCGTGGACACCCGGCGCCTGGCCGACTGCTTCCCCGCGGTCGACTACTTCGAGAACTCGGGCCTCCCCTTCGTGATCGCCCTCAACGGCTTCGACGGCAACCAGCCGTACAACCCGGACGAGGTGCGGGAGGCTCTGCAGATCGGCCCGGACACGCCGATCATCACGACCGACGCGCGGCATCGTGCTGACGCCAAGTCTGCGCTGATCACTCTCGTTGAGCATGCGCTCATGGCGCGGCTTCGGTAG